A genomic window from Synechococcus sp. CBW1107 includes:
- the rfbD gene encoding dTDP-4-dehydrorhamnose reductase — MSSPSPVLVIGRSGQVASALRRLAPVLMPQRSLLLAARPELDLASPAPELAATVEQLLEQHQPALVLNAAAYTAVDKAESEPELATAINGTAVGVLASACAARSLPLFHLSTDYVFAGDGERPWREDDPTGPLGVYGASKLAGEEALRAAGGPHLLLRVSWVFGEEGANFVRTMLRLGAERPALSVVADQIGGPTSAESIATTWLSLAEAAITNRSPLDPDQPFPWGTYHYAGEPAVSWCGFAEAIFSEAVALGLLARAPDLTPIPTSAYPTPARRPANSRMDTSRFRAVFDIPPPDWREDLRNCLRAWA, encoded by the coding sequence ATGTCCAGCCCCTCCCCCGTGCTTGTGATCGGCCGCTCCGGTCAGGTGGCCTCCGCCCTACGACGGTTGGCACCGGTCCTGATGCCCCAACGATCGCTGCTGCTGGCTGCCCGTCCCGAGCTGGATCTGGCTTCCCCAGCGCCTGAGCTGGCCGCCACCGTCGAGCAACTCCTCGAGCAACACCAGCCGGCTCTGGTGCTCAATGCCGCCGCCTACACCGCTGTCGACAAGGCCGAGAGCGAACCCGAGCTGGCGACGGCCATCAACGGCACGGCCGTGGGCGTGCTGGCCAGCGCCTGCGCCGCCCGCTCCCTGCCCCTGTTTCACCTCTCCACCGACTACGTCTTCGCCGGTGACGGCGAGCGCCCCTGGCGGGAGGACGATCCCACCGGTCCCCTCGGGGTCTATGGCGCCAGCAAGCTGGCCGGCGAGGAAGCCCTGCGAGCCGCCGGTGGCCCCCATCTGCTGCTGCGGGTGAGCTGGGTTTTCGGTGAGGAGGGCGCCAATTTCGTGCGTACTATGTTGCGCCTGGGCGCCGAGCGTCCAGCACTTTCGGTGGTGGCCGATCAGATCGGCGGCCCCACCAGTGCCGAGTCGATCGCCACTACCTGGCTCAGCCTGGCCGAGGCGGCCATCACCAACCGCTCACCCCTGGATCCCGATCAGCCCTTCCCCTGGGGCACCTATCACTACGCCGGCGAACCGGCCGTGAGCTGGTGCGGCTTTGCCGAGGCGATCTTTTCCGAAGCGGTAGCGCTGGGTCTGCTGGCACGTGCTCCGGACCTCACCCCGATCCCCACCAGCGCCTACCCCACCCCGGCGCGGCGCCCTGCCAATTCCCGAATGGATACCAGCCGATTCCGTGCCGTCTTTGACATCCCTCCGCCCGATTGGCGCGAGGATCTCCGCAACTGCCTGCGCGCATGGGCCTGA
- a CDS encoding clan AA aspartic protease: protein MGLIRSSFQLSNPSQAQLQPVDVQALVDTGAVHLCIPEHLVIQLQLRELERREVVLADGHRRSVPYVGPVEIRFRNRRCFTGAMVLGDEVLVGAIPMEDMDLVLRPQLQSVDVNPESPNIPLSLAK from the coding sequence ATGGGCCTGATCCGATCCTCGTTTCAACTCTCCAACCCGTCCCAGGCGCAGCTGCAGCCTGTGGACGTGCAGGCCCTGGTCGACACGGGCGCCGTACACCTCTGCATCCCGGAACATCTGGTGATCCAGCTTCAGCTGCGGGAGCTTGAACGCCGCGAGGTGGTTCTCGCCGATGGCCACCGGCGCAGCGTTCCCTATGTGGGCCCGGTTGAAATCCGCTTCCGCAACCGCCGCTGCTTCACAGGAGCCATGGTGCTGGGCGATGAAGTGCTCGTGGGAGCGATCCCGATGGAAGACATGGATCTGGTGTTGCGCCCGCAGCTGCAGAGCGTGGACGTGAACCCAGAAAGCCCCAACATTCCCCTCTCACTCGCCAAATGA
- the rfbB gene encoding dTDP-glucose 4,6-dehydratase — translation MTRHLLITGGAGFIAGNLTHHWAAAHPADTIVVLDALTYAGNRATIEPLIDSGRITFVHGDIGDRPLVDALLAEHAITHVAHLAAESHVDRSITGPGAFLATNVNGTFTLLEAFRDHWLAAGSPTDWRFLHVSTDEVFGSLEPSDPPFCETTAYNPRSPYAASKAASDHLARAWQHTYGLPVLVSNCSNNYGPYHFPEKLIPLTLINILLGRPIPVYGDGSNVRDWLYVEDHCRALDRILLSGEPGRTYCIGGCNEVANLDLVGMLCGLMDELAPELPVRPSRELIRFVTDRPGHDRRYAIEATRISEELGWQPQVTVQEGLRRTVQWYLANREWWQPLLSAEYASYLDSQYAARLA, via the coding sequence ATGACCCGTCATCTGCTGATCACCGGCGGCGCCGGCTTCATCGCCGGCAACCTCACCCACCACTGGGCCGCTGCCCACCCGGCTGACACGATCGTGGTGCTCGATGCCCTCACCTACGCCGGCAACCGGGCCACGATCGAGCCCCTGATCGATTCCGGACGCATCACCTTCGTGCACGGCGACATCGGCGATCGCCCGCTGGTGGACGCCCTCCTGGCGGAGCACGCCATCACCCACGTGGCCCATCTTGCAGCCGAATCCCATGTCGACCGCTCGATCACGGGGCCCGGTGCCTTCCTGGCCACCAACGTCAACGGCACCTTCACGCTGCTGGAGGCCTTCCGCGACCACTGGCTCGCGGCTGGATCACCAACGGACTGGCGTTTTCTGCACGTGAGCACCGATGAGGTGTTCGGCAGCCTCGAGCCCAGCGATCCCCCCTTCTGCGAAACCACCGCCTACAACCCCCGTTCCCCCTACGCCGCCAGCAAGGCCGCCAGCGATCACCTGGCCCGCGCCTGGCAGCACACCTACGGCCTGCCGGTGCTGGTGAGCAACTGCTCCAACAACTACGGCCCCTATCACTTCCCGGAAAAGCTGATTCCGCTCACCCTGATCAACATCCTGCTGGGTCGGCCCATTCCCGTCTACGGCGATGGCTCCAACGTGCGCGACTGGCTCTATGTGGAGGATCACTGCCGCGCCCTCGACCGCATCCTGCTCTCCGGCGAACCTGGCCGCACCTACTGCATCGGCGGCTGCAACGAAGTGGCCAACCTTGATCTGGTGGGCATGCTCTGCGGCCTGATGGATGAACTCGCCCCTGAGCTGCCGGTGCGCCCCAGCCGCGAACTGATCCGCTTCGTGACCGATCGCCCCGGCCACGACCGCCGCTATGCCATCGAGGCCACCCGGATCAGCGAAGAGCTCGGCTGGCAGCCCCAGGTGACGGTGCAGGAGGGTCTTCGCCGCACGGTGCAGTGGTATCTCGCCAACCGCGAGTGGTGGCAACCGCTGTTGTCGGCGGAATACGCCAGCTATCTCGATTCCCAGTACGCCGCTCGCCTCGCCTGA
- the rfbC gene encoding dTDP-4-dehydrorhamnose 3,5-epimerase → MQIIPQSIPEVLLFQPKVFGDERGFFVETARQTVLDAAGIPPLVQHNQSRSRCGVLRGLHYQLVQTQGKLVRCSSGAVFDVAVDVRRGSATFGQWVGAILDDVSHHQLWVPPGFAHGFLVLSDVADFCYLCSNYYHPPSEQGIAWDDPALGISWPALPEGVAAQLSAKDLANPLLANQDPERLPSLH, encoded by the coding sequence ATGCAGATCATTCCCCAGTCGATCCCCGAGGTGTTGCTCTTTCAACCGAAGGTGTTCGGCGATGAGCGCGGCTTCTTCGTGGAGACCGCCCGCCAGACCGTGCTCGACGCGGCCGGCATCCCGCCGCTGGTGCAGCACAACCAGTCGCGCTCCCGCTGCGGTGTGCTGCGTGGCCTGCACTACCAGCTGGTGCAGACCCAGGGCAAACTCGTGCGTTGCTCCAGCGGAGCGGTGTTCGATGTGGCGGTGGATGTGCGCCGCGGCTCAGCCACATTCGGCCAGTGGGTGGGCGCCATCCTCGACGACGTGAGCCATCACCAACTCTGGGTACCGCCAGGCTTCGCCCATGGCTTTCTGGTGCTCAGCGACGTGGCGGATTTCTGCTACCTCTGCTCCAACTATTACCACCCGCCGTCGGAGCAGGGAATCGCCTGGGATGATCCCGCCCTGGGGATCAGCTGGCCAGCCCTTCCAGAGGGAGTAGCTGCTCAACTCTCCGCCAAGGATCTCGCCAACCCCTTGCTGGCAAACCAGGATCCGGAGCGTTTGCCAAGCCTGCACTGA
- a CDS encoding tetratricopeptide repeat protein, producing MDLIPTTGALGVALLLMAARGSRDHGDIDAAEAAYEELLQARPHLVSLELELAAMRLEHGRLDAAVRQLRQRLSFAQIGSDEDRRQLEALLLEALLRQERWVEAEPLLRALWSRGQAEPHHLLALARGLEGIGQDEQALAVLGTALEGDDLDPEARLELQVELARRLRKLGRLQKAIEAMSLAVLLAPERLPLAMELTEVRAQALIERGEEALAREDWTEARRAYQSLLDLRPDDATALQRLELLQSLDPAGLQHSPEAGAGDLPGWRQDAAERLAGFSQLLDRLEQAAAAEGAPPAEPPAAPPAA from the coding sequence ATGGACCTGATCCCCACCACCGGAGCCCTGGGCGTGGCCCTGCTGCTGATGGCAGCGAGGGGGTCGCGAGACCACGGCGACATCGACGCGGCGGAGGCGGCCTACGAGGAGCTGCTGCAGGCCCGCCCGCATCTGGTGAGCCTCGAGCTGGAACTGGCCGCGATGCGGCTGGAGCACGGCCGGCTCGATGCGGCGGTGCGCCAGCTGCGGCAACGGCTCTCGTTCGCGCAGATCGGCAGCGACGAGGACCGCCGGCAGCTGGAGGCGTTGTTGCTGGAGGCGCTGCTGCGCCAGGAGCGATGGGTGGAGGCGGAACCGCTGCTGCGGGCCCTCTGGTCGCGGGGCCAGGCCGAGCCGCATCACCTGCTGGCGCTGGCCCGGGGCCTCGAGGGGATCGGCCAGGACGAGCAGGCCCTGGCGGTGCTGGGCACGGCCCTGGAGGGGGACGATCTGGACCCCGAGGCCCGGCTGGAGCTGCAGGTGGAGCTGGCCCGGCGGCTGCGCAAGCTGGGCCGGCTGCAGAAGGCGATCGAGGCGATGAGCTTGGCGGTGCTGCTGGCACCGGAGCGGCTGCCGCTGGCCATGGAGCTGACGGAGGTGCGCGCCCAGGCCCTGATCGAGCGGGGGGAGGAGGCCCTGGCCCGCGAAGACTGGACCGAGGCGCGGCGGGCGTACCAGTCGCTGCTCGATCTTCGTCCTGATGACGCCACGGCCCTGCAGCGGCTGGAGCTGCTGCAGAGCCTCGATCCGGCCGGGCTGCAGCACAGCCCCGAGGCTGGAGCGGGCGATCTGCCGGGCTGGCGCCAGGACGCGGCGGAGCGACTGGCTGGGTTCAGCCAGCTGCTGGATCGCCTGGAGCAGGCAGCGGCTGCAGAGGGCGCGCCCCCTGCTGAGCCGCCAGCTGCGCCTCCAGCTGCCTGA
- a CDS encoding glycosyltransferase family 2 protein, whose protein sequence is MEPNELEAIEGAEPAELRALAASVASWQELGQRYGQRLKAITAAGGDSAPAQRAEAIDLLLTLGDLAGAREAVVSWLLEWMREMPLRGTPDRLVQPDLLRCLADVVERSSDQSLLTVFWQGMERFAPPLPAEGVLPLLGVPVLNRVDLLESLLASLDVPIETLAIVDNSGGRSDADALELRRRLDTLEREGHAGIGRVRVARAFGNGGVAAAWNQILLSFPEAAVALIVNNDVVVAPGVLAAALGRIDAERAQVLPLLPAPASFSAFLITALAWDRVGLFDEGFHPAYCEDLDYQDRLQACTELEWIVDRGIQQAMAPLNPTQSATISSDPALEAANRRSFQLNRLWYLYRGRPLQRGSGQWRRRWLSQWS, encoded by the coding sequence GTGGAGCCGAACGAGCTGGAGGCGATCGAGGGGGCTGAGCCGGCTGAGCTGCGTGCCCTGGCGGCGTCGGTGGCATCGTGGCAGGAGCTGGGCCAGCGCTACGGCCAGCGGCTGAAGGCGATCACAGCGGCTGGCGGCGACTCAGCGCCTGCCCAGCGGGCCGAGGCCATCGATCTGCTGCTGACCCTGGGGGATCTGGCGGGGGCCCGCGAGGCCGTGGTGAGCTGGCTGCTGGAGTGGATGCGGGAGATGCCCCTCCGGGGTACGCCGGACCGGCTGGTGCAGCCCGATCTGCTGCGCTGCCTGGCGGACGTGGTGGAGCGCAGCAGCGACCAGTCGCTGCTGACGGTGTTCTGGCAGGGCATGGAGCGGTTCGCCCCGCCGCTGCCGGCTGAGGGAGTGCTGCCGCTGCTGGGGGTGCCGGTGCTGAACCGGGTGGATCTGCTGGAGAGCCTGCTGGCCAGTCTCGACGTGCCGATCGAAACGCTGGCGATCGTCGACAACAGCGGCGGCCGCTCGGATGCCGACGCCCTGGAGCTGCGCCGGCGGCTCGACACGCTCGAGCGCGAGGGCCACGCCGGCATCGGCCGGGTGCGGGTGGCGCGGGCCTTCGGCAACGGCGGCGTGGCGGCGGCCTGGAACCAGATCCTGCTGAGCTTTCCGGAGGCGGCTGTGGCCCTGATCGTGAACAACGATGTGGTGGTCGCGCCCGGCGTGCTGGCCGCAGCCCTGGGCCGGATCGATGCGGAGCGAGCCCAGGTCCTGCCCCTGCTGCCGGCACCGGCCAGTTTTTCCGCCTTCCTGATCACCGCCCTGGCCTGGGACCGGGTGGGACTGTTCGACGAGGGGTTTCATCCGGCTTATTGCGAAGATCTTGACTACCAGGACCGCCTGCAGGCCTGCACAGAGCTGGAATGGATCGTGGACAGGGGCATCCAGCAGGCCATGGCGCCGCTCAATCCCACGCAGAGCGCCACGATCAGCAGTGATCCGGCATTGGAGGCCGCCAACCGGCGCAGCTTTCAGCTCAACCGGCTCTGGTATCTGTACCGGGGCCGGCCGCTGCAGCGGGGCAGCGGCCAGTGGCGCCGCCGCTGGCTGAGCCAGTGGAGCTGA
- the xth gene encoding exodeoxyribonuclease III, whose translation MQIATWNVNSVRSRLEQVVAWLELERPEVLCLQETKVEDAAFPSGAFRDLGYSAVISGQKAYNGVAILSRLPLEDVRIGFDALLPDEPAVALAEQKRVISARIEGMRVLNLYVPNGSSLQSEKYAYKLEWLACLRRYLDIQDDDGDPLCMVGDFNIALDDRDIHDPQRLSGGIMASEAERQALRLALDERLADVFRLFEPGSGHWSWWDYRSGAWDRDSGWRIDHIYLCEELQERATGCLIHKAMRGNEKPSDHAPVVVQLQWPPDPDEEEDDDDDWAA comes from the coding sequence ATGCAGATCGCCACCTGGAACGTGAACTCCGTGCGCAGCCGGCTGGAGCAGGTGGTGGCCTGGCTGGAGCTGGAACGCCCCGAGGTGCTCTGCCTGCAGGAAACCAAGGTGGAGGATGCGGCCTTCCCCAGCGGAGCGTTCCGCGACCTGGGCTACAGCGCCGTGATCAGCGGCCAGAAGGCCTACAACGGTGTGGCGATCCTCAGCCGGCTGCCGCTGGAGGATGTGCGCATCGGCTTTGACGCCCTGTTGCCGGATGAGCCGGCCGTGGCTCTGGCGGAGCAGAAGCGGGTGATCAGCGCCCGCATCGAGGGGATGCGCGTCCTCAACCTCTACGTGCCCAACGGCTCGTCGCTGCAGTCGGAGAAGTACGCCTACAAGCTGGAGTGGCTGGCCTGCCTGCGCCGCTACCTCGACATCCAGGACGACGACGGCGATCCCCTCTGCATGGTGGGGGATTTCAACATCGCCCTCGACGACCGCGACATCCACGACCCGCAGCGGCTCAGCGGCGGCATCATGGCCAGCGAAGCCGAGCGGCAGGCCCTGCGCCTGGCGCTGGACGAACGGCTGGCCGACGTGTTCCGCCTGTTCGAGCCAGGCAGCGGCCACTGGAGCTGGTGGGACTACCGCAGCGGCGCCTGGGACCGCGACAGCGGCTGGCGCATCGACCACATCTATCTCTGCGAGGAGCTGCAGGAGCGGGCCACCGGCTGCCTGATCCACAAGGCGATGCGGGGCAACGAGAAGCCCAGCGACCATGCCCCGGTGGTGGTGCAGCTGCAGTGGCCGCCGGATCCAGACGAGGAGGAGGACGACGACGACGACTGGGCTGCCTAG
- a CDS encoding lipopolysaccharide assembly protein LapB, translating into MSARPSTPAVGSRPRVWLVVGGALLTAVSLTAGWWLGQHSLGGRPVDRSRLELEKQAILLRADVSRGQASEGQQQRLLQLLLALDDKTEATALLERMADQQPERWSLRLMLAELRRDQKDLSGAEREVRQLLNLSPERIEALQLMALLQLEQDRGPEAEALLTKAYRQASRQKANANALQIGLLLADLQQRRGQFKAADDLYKQLGAAHPEDPRPLLGQAMLRQQQGKTREALELLDRARRLKPNQPDTRLDEVAAAWGLEPLRRGQGAATEPSPAPPPASGGQEPPAPRDP; encoded by the coding sequence ATGTCAGCGCGCCCCTCCACCCCTGCCGTGGGCTCCCGCCCACGCGTCTGGCTGGTGGTGGGAGGAGCCCTGCTCACCGCCGTGTCGCTGACGGCGGGCTGGTGGCTGGGGCAGCACAGCCTGGGCGGCCGGCCGGTGGACCGCTCGCGGCTGGAGCTGGAGAAACAGGCGATCCTCCTGAGGGCGGACGTGAGCCGGGGTCAGGCCAGTGAGGGCCAGCAGCAACGGCTGCTGCAGCTGCTGCTGGCCCTCGACGACAAGACGGAAGCCACGGCGCTGCTGGAGCGGATGGCCGATCAGCAGCCCGAGCGCTGGAGCCTGCGCCTGATGCTGGCCGAGCTGCGGCGTGACCAGAAGGATCTCAGCGGCGCGGAGCGGGAGGTGCGCCAGCTGCTCAATCTCAGTCCCGAGCGGATCGAGGCCCTGCAGCTGATGGCTCTGCTGCAGCTGGAGCAGGACCGGGGCCCGGAAGCGGAAGCGCTGCTGACCAAGGCCTATCGGCAGGCCAGCCGCCAGAAGGCGAACGCCAATGCCCTGCAGATCGGTCTGCTGCTGGCCGATCTGCAGCAGCGCCGGGGCCAGTTCAAGGCCGCCGACGATCTGTACAAGCAACTGGGCGCCGCCCACCCGGAGGATCCCCGGCCGCTGCTGGGCCAGGCGATGCTGCGTCAGCAGCAGGGCAAGACGCGAGAGGCGCTGGAGCTGCTCGATCGCGCCCGCCGGCTCAAACCGAATCAGCCCGATACCCGCCTGGATGAGGTGGCGGCGGCCTGGGGACTGGAACCGCTGCGCCGTGGCCAGGGGGCGGCTACGGAGCCGTCACCAGCGCCCCCCCCGGCGTCCGGGGGGCAGGAGCCGCCTGCGCCTCGAGATCCTTGA
- the larC gene encoding nickel pincer cofactor biosynthesis protein LarC: MVQAFLDCPTGLAGDMLLAALLDLGLPEPVIHQPLAQLGLQGRYRLQHAESRSGGLRGRRLTVETLEADPPHRSWGSLRRSIETSALEPRLRERVLAVFGLLAEAEGAVHGHAPEQVHFHEVGALDALVDVVGVCAGLLHLQVDQLICAPPPAGHGSVSTAHGLLPLPAPAVLELARRRAIPLATAEGFPAGELTTPTGLALMACWAERFAVAPALLPQRVGIGLGHRQLDRPNLLRLWLGAAATAADGGPQLETVLQQQAQIDDASPEDLAFLIEELRAAGALEVFSAAIQMKKGRQGMLLTVLGWPEQASALREIWWRHGSSLGLREQLQQRWALPRRSRTLATALGEVRVKLAVVPGASPRWKAEHDDLAALARRHGLNLSQVRQAVEQAMAEDNDALPSECG; encoded by the coding sequence ATGGTGCAGGCCTTTCTGGATTGCCCCACCGGCCTGGCCGGCGACATGCTGCTGGCCGCCCTGCTCGATCTCGGACTGCCCGAGCCCGTGATCCATCAGCCCCTGGCCCAGCTGGGCCTCCAGGGCCGCTACCGCCTGCAGCACGCCGAGAGCCGCAGCGGCGGCCTGCGCGGGCGGCGCCTCACGGTGGAGACCCTCGAGGCGGATCCGCCCCACCGCTCCTGGGGGAGCCTGCGCCGCAGCATTGAAACGAGTGCACTGGAGCCGCGCCTTCGCGAGCGGGTGCTGGCGGTGTTCGGCCTGCTGGCGGAGGCGGAGGGGGCGGTGCACGGCCACGCTCCGGAGCAGGTGCACTTCCACGAGGTGGGGGCCCTCGATGCCCTGGTGGATGTGGTGGGGGTCTGTGCCGGTCTGCTGCATCTCCAGGTGGACCAGCTCATCTGTGCCCCTCCCCCCGCGGGCCACGGCAGCGTCAGCACGGCCCACGGGCTGCTGCCCCTGCCGGCCCCGGCGGTGCTGGAGCTGGCCCGCCGCCGCGCCATCCCCCTGGCCACCGCCGAGGGGTTCCCGGCCGGAGAGCTCACCACCCCCACAGGCCTGGCCCTGATGGCCTGCTGGGCCGAGCGCTTCGCCGTCGCGCCGGCCCTGCTGCCGCAGCGGGTGGGCATCGGCCTGGGACACCGCCAGCTGGATCGCCCCAACCTGCTGCGTCTCTGGCTGGGGGCAGCGGCCACCGCAGCCGATGGCGGGCCGCAGCTGGAAACGGTGCTGCAGCAGCAGGCCCAGATCGATGACGCCAGCCCCGAGGATCTGGCCTTCCTGATCGAGGAGCTGCGCGCGGCCGGGGCCCTGGAGGTGTTCAGCGCCGCCATTCAGATGAAGAAGGGCCGTCAGGGGATGCTGCTCACCGTGCTGGGCTGGCCGGAGCAGGCCTCCGCTCTGCGCGAGATCTGGTGGCGCCACGGCAGCAGCCTCGGCCTGCGCGAGCAGCTGCAGCAGCGCTGGGCCCTGCCCCGCCGCAGCCGCACCCTGGCCACGGCCCTGGGGGAGGTGCGCGTGAAGCTGGCCGTTGTCCCCGGCGCTTCGCCCCGCTGGAAGGCCGAGCACGACGACCTGGCCGCCCTGGCCCGCCGCCATGGTCTGAACCTCTCCCAGGTGCGTCAGGCGGTGGAGCAGGCCATGGCCGAGGACAATGACGCTCTCCCCTCCGAATGCGGCTGA
- a CDS encoding lysylphosphatidylglycerol synthase domain-containing protein, whose protein sequence is MPSLPPLWSSLRRVPSRLPPLPGGARLWVTLLSLGFLLAALKGNAEQLLAQRLDPQGWLWLVIGVGLSLLSLVINGLAWAVGLRWFRLRPRWGLSVRAYLSTNLLKYLPGGIWHLAARVRLLVQGDRLLAGPATSVATPLALAATLLDPLLAASAALAIAAAAGWRSGWPLLGLLPLLVLVPRWFQPLLQRLERSRERQLARSPQTQPLVQGLPDADSSSAGFLLPGYPLLPLLVQVLFVLFRFSGFAACVLAFDQQLSLPWPAWLLGFALAWTAGLVVPGAPGGLGVFEAVLLVQLGGQLAEAPLLAVALSYRLVVTLADLLAALTARLDAALDPPLRNCGIS, encoded by the coding sequence ATGCCCTCCCTCCCGCCGCTGTGGTCGTCGCTCCGGCGGGTTCCCAGCCGCCTGCCGCCGCTCCCCGGCGGTGCCCGCCTCTGGGTGACGCTGCTGAGCCTGGGCTTTCTGCTGGCGGCCCTCAAGGGCAACGCCGAGCAGCTGCTGGCCCAGCGCCTCGACCCCCAGGGCTGGCTCTGGCTGGTGATCGGGGTGGGGCTGAGCCTGCTCAGCCTGGTGATCAACGGCCTGGCCTGGGCCGTGGGTCTGCGCTGGTTCCGCCTGCGGCCCCGCTGGGGTCTGAGCGTGCGCGCCTACCTCAGCACCAACCTGCTCAAGTACCTGCCCGGCGGCATCTGGCATCTGGCGGCGCGGGTGCGCCTGCTCGTCCAGGGCGATCGCCTGCTGGCTGGCCCGGCCACCTCGGTGGCCACACCCCTGGCCCTGGCGGCCACCCTGCTGGATCCGCTCCTGGCCGCCAGCGCCGCCCTGGCCATCGCGGCGGCGGCGGGCTGGAGGTCGGGATGGCCCCTGCTGGGTCTGCTGCCGCTGCTGGTTCTCGTGCCGCGCTGGTTCCAGCCGCTGCTGCAACGGCTCGAGCGCTCGCGCGAGCGGCAGCTGGCCCGCTCACCCCAGACCCAGCCCCTGGTTCAGGGCCTGCCTGACGCCGACTCCAGCTCAGCCGGCTTCCTCCTGCCCGGCTATCCGCTGCTGCCGCTGCTGGTCCAGGTGCTGTTCGTGCTCTTCCGCTTCAGCGGCTTTGCGGCCTGTGTGCTGGCCTTCGATCAGCAGCTCTCCCTGCCCTGGCCTGCCTGGCTGCTGGGGTTTGCCCTGGCCTGGACGGCCGGGCTCGTGGTCCCGGGGGCCCCCGGTGGCCTGGGGGTGTTCGAGGCGGTGCTGCTGGTGCAGCTGGGAGGCCAGCTGGCGGAGGCTCCGCTGCTGGCGGTGGCGCTGAGCTACCGCCTGGTGGTGACCCTGGCCGATCTGCTGGCGGCCCTCACGGCCCGGCTGGATGCGGCCCTGGATCCGCCTCTTCGCAATTGCGGCATCAGTTGA
- a CDS encoding Fur family transcriptional regulator produces MSSRSPASPAPAPLPAAAGGLRSSLHGRGRRLTPQRQTVLSLFERIGEGSHLSAEEVHQRLLRAEERVSLATVYRTLRLLSSMELLRELELPEGGRRFELASDAHRDHHHLVCVGCGRTEEFESSVVLDEGRRAAGSHGFRLIECVLNVRALCPRCAAGEPA; encoded by the coding sequence GTGTCCTCCCGATCGCCCGCCAGCCCAGCTCCAGCTCCGCTCCCGGCTGCCGCCGGCGGCCTGCGCTCCAGCCTGCACGGGCGGGGCCGCCGGCTCACGCCCCAGCGCCAGACGGTGCTCTCGTTGTTCGAGCGCATCGGTGAGGGCAGTCACCTCAGCGCCGAGGAGGTGCATCAGCGCCTGCTGAGGGCCGAGGAGCGGGTGTCCCTGGCCACGGTGTACCGCACCCTGCGCCTGCTCAGCTCGATGGAGCTGCTGCGGGAGCTGGAGCTGCCCGAAGGGGGGCGCCGCTTCGAGCTGGCCAGTGATGCCCACCGCGATCACCACCATCTGGTCTGCGTGGGTTGCGGCCGCACCGAGGAATTCGAGAGCTCCGTCGTGCTGGACGAGGGCCGTCGGGCCGCCGGCAGCCACGGCTTCCGCCTGATCGAGTGCGTGCTCAACGTGAGGGCCCTCTGTCCTCGCTGCGCAGCCGGCGAACCCGCCTGA
- a CDS encoding Crp/Fnr family transcriptional regulator: MSFRFLPDQPLSCVRMPAGQTVLLDPALRPGGSSIEVLEGIARVYCPCEETEGMTLAFLQPGDQLRTDRLCSEGVCVEALTPLCFRSETEAASDTGFDPVNEWTLQLLRIRHLGSAEQRLHALFGLLVRRLGRRCGPWCDLPFRLTHERIGELIGTTRVTTTRLISRIRQAQLLEAPAGEPGLRLAPSLVESAPLAAA, encoded by the coding sequence GTGAGCTTCCGTTTCCTGCCCGATCAGCCCCTCTCCTGTGTGCGGATGCCGGCCGGCCAGACCGTGCTGCTCGATCCCGCTCTGCGCCCCGGCGGCAGCTCCATCGAAGTCCTCGAAGGCATCGCCCGCGTCTACTGCCCCTGCGAGGAGACCGAAGGCATGACCCTGGCCTTCCTCCAGCCCGGTGATCAGCTGCGCACCGACCGCCTCTGCAGCGAAGGCGTCTGCGTGGAAGCCCTCACCCCCCTCTGCTTCCGCTCCGAAACCGAGGCCGCCAGTGACACCGGCTTCGATCCCGTCAACGAGTGGACGCTGCAGCTGCTGCGCATTCGCCATCTCGGCTCCGCCGAGCAGCGCCTCCATGCCCTCTTCGGCCTGCTGGTGCGTCGCCTCGGTCGCCGTTGCGGCCCCTGGTGTGATCTGCCCTTCCGCCTCACCCATGAGCGCATCGGAGAGCTGATCGGCACCACCCGGGTCACCACCACCCGGCTGATCTCCCGGATCCGCCAGGCCCAGCTGCTCGAAGCCCCGGCAGGAGAACCGGGCCTGCGCCTGGCGCCCTCCCTGGTGGAATCCGCCCCTCTCGCCGCCGCTTGA